From the Megalops cyprinoides isolate fMegCyp1 chromosome 21, fMegCyp1.pri, whole genome shotgun sequence genome, one window contains:
- the ccn4a gene encoding cellular communication network factor 4a isoform X1, with protein MRWLLPWILIAISTHQALCQSSTAMPPEPAASESYNRTQYCKWPCKCPKSTPTCPPGVSLMMDGCDCCKACAKQVGETCNEVDTCDYHKGLYCDYSADKPRYEKGVCAYLVGTGCEHDGVIYRNGQSFQPSCKYRCLCVNGAIGCVALCTESQPPLVWCQTPRRVKVRGQCCEQWICDEPRKTRKATPRHALEGAGISQTGARQCSRQVDNEVWHKNCVTQTTSWSPCSKTCGRGLSMRITNDNVQCEMMKETRLCSIRPCEVDITKHIKPGKKCLNIYREEQAQNFTLSGCVSKKQYRPKYCGVCTDERCCIPYKSKTIEVEFQCPNGAVFSWQLMWINACFCNLSCKNPNDIFAELERYYDYPEIMN; from the exons GCCCTTTGCCAGAGTTCCACAGCCATGCCTCCCGAGCCTGCCGCGTCGGAATCATATAACCGGACCCAGTACTGCAAGTGGCCATGCAAGTGCCCCAAGAGCACCCCCACCTGCCCACCAGGGGTCAGCCTGATGATGGACGGCTGCGACTGCTGCAAGGCCTGCGCCAAGCAAGTGGGCGAGACGTGCAACGAGGTGGACACCTGCGACTACCACAAGGGACTGTACTGTGACTACAGCGCGGACAAGCCTAGGTACGAAAaaggagtgtgtgcat ATTTGGTGGGGACGGGCTGCGAGCATGACGGCGTCATCTACCGCAACGGCCAGAGCTTCCAGCCCAGCTGCAAGTAccgctgcctgtgtgtgaatggtgCAATCGGCTGCGTGGCGCTCTGCACCGAGTCGCAGCCGCCGCTGGTGTGGTGCCAGACGCCCAGGCGGGTCAAGGTCCGGGGCCAGTGCTGCGAGCAGTGGATCTGCGACGAGCCCAGGAAGACCCGCAAGGCCACGCCCAGGCACGCCTTGGAAGGTGCCGGCATCTCTCAGACTGGTGCACGCCAATGCT CACGTCAGGTTGACAATGAAGTTTGGCACAAGAACTGCGTGACACAGACAACATCCTGGAGCCCCTGCTCTAAGACCTGTGGCCGGGGCCTGTCCATGCGCATCACCAACGACAATGTGCAGTGTGAGATGATGAAGGAGACGCGGCTCTGCAGCATTCGGCCCTGTGAGGTGGACATCACCAAGCACATCAAG CCAGGGAAAAAGTGTCTGAACATTTACCGTGAGGAGCAAGCCCAGAACTTCACCCTCTCAGGCTGTGTCAGCAAGAAGCAGTACCGTCCCAAGTACTGTGGCGTCTGTACTGACGAGCGCTGCTGTATCCCGTACAAGTCCAAGACCATTGAGGTGGAGTTCCAGTGCCCCAACGGAGCTGTCTTTTCCTGGCAGCTCATGTGGATCAACGCCTGCTTCTGCAACCTCAGCTGCAAGAACCCTAACGACATCTTTGCCGAGCTAGAGCGTTACTACGACTACCCGGAGATCATGAATTGA
- the ccn4a gene encoding cellular communication network factor 4a isoform X2, whose amino-acid sequence MRWLLPWILIAISTHQALCQSSTAMPPEPAASESYNRTQYCKWPCKCPKSTPTCPPGVSLMMDGCDCCKACAKQVGETCNEVDTCDYHKGLYCDYSADKPRYEKGVCAYLVGTGCEHDGVIYRNGQSFQPSCKYRCLCVNGAIGCVALCTESQPPLVWCQTPRRVKVRGQCCEQWICDEPRKTRKATPRHALEARQVDNEVWHKNCVTQTTSWSPCSKTCGRGLSMRITNDNVQCEMMKETRLCSIRPCEVDITKHIKPGKKCLNIYREEQAQNFTLSGCVSKKQYRPKYCGVCTDERCCIPYKSKTIEVEFQCPNGAVFSWQLMWINACFCNLSCKNPNDIFAELERYYDYPEIMN is encoded by the exons GCCCTTTGCCAGAGTTCCACAGCCATGCCTCCCGAGCCTGCCGCGTCGGAATCATATAACCGGACCCAGTACTGCAAGTGGCCATGCAAGTGCCCCAAGAGCACCCCCACCTGCCCACCAGGGGTCAGCCTGATGATGGACGGCTGCGACTGCTGCAAGGCCTGCGCCAAGCAAGTGGGCGAGACGTGCAACGAGGTGGACACCTGCGACTACCACAAGGGACTGTACTGTGACTACAGCGCGGACAAGCCTAGGTACGAAAaaggagtgtgtgcat ATTTGGTGGGGACGGGCTGCGAGCATGACGGCGTCATCTACCGCAACGGCCAGAGCTTCCAGCCCAGCTGCAAGTAccgctgcctgtgtgtgaatggtgCAATCGGCTGCGTGGCGCTCTGCACCGAGTCGCAGCCGCCGCTGGTGTGGTGCCAGACGCCCAGGCGGGTCAAGGTCCGGGGCCAGTGCTGCGAGCAGTGGATCTGCGACGAGCCCAGGAAGACCCGCAAGGCCACGCCCAGGCACGCCTTGGAAG CACGTCAGGTTGACAATGAAGTTTGGCACAAGAACTGCGTGACACAGACAACATCCTGGAGCCCCTGCTCTAAGACCTGTGGCCGGGGCCTGTCCATGCGCATCACCAACGACAATGTGCAGTGTGAGATGATGAAGGAGACGCGGCTCTGCAGCATTCGGCCCTGTGAGGTGGACATCACCAAGCACATCAAG CCAGGGAAAAAGTGTCTGAACATTTACCGTGAGGAGCAAGCCCAGAACTTCACCCTCTCAGGCTGTGTCAGCAAGAAGCAGTACCGTCCCAAGTACTGTGGCGTCTGTACTGACGAGCGCTGCTGTATCCCGTACAAGTCCAAGACCATTGAGGTGGAGTTCCAGTGCCCCAACGGAGCTGTCTTTTCCTGGCAGCTCATGTGGATCAACGCCTGCTTCTGCAACCTCAGCTGCAAGAACCCTAACGACATCTTTGCCGAGCTAGAGCGTTACTACGACTACCCGGAGATCATGAATTGA